The Humulus lupulus chromosome 4, drHumLupu1.1, whole genome shotgun sequence genome has a window encoding:
- the LOC133829404 gene encoding thaumatin-like protein 1: protein MKSIAVLSFSLTLAVIFSGAQSATFTIINNCPYTIWPGTLTGAGKPQLSNTGFELASGATQTVAAPVGWSGRFWARTGCSTDGSGKFTCETADCGSGQVSCNGAGGTPPASLVELTLAENGGQDFYDISLVDGFNLPVGLVPSTACPSTSCPANVNSICPPELALKGVDGTVVGCKSACLALNQPQYCCTGAYGTPETCPPTDYSKIFKTQCPQAYSYAYDDKSSTFTCTGGPNYAITFCP, encoded by the exons ATGAAATCCATTGCAGTGTTATCGTTCAGTCTGACCCTGGCCGTGATCTTCTCCG GGGCTCAGTCAGCTACATTCACAATAATAAACAACTGTCCATACACAATCTGGCCCGGAACCCTTACCGGCGCCGGAAAGCCTCAGTTGTCGAACACAGGTTTCGAGTTAGCATCCGGCGCAACACAGACCGTAGCTGCTCCGGTAGGATGGTCGGGCCGGTTCTGGGCACGAACAGGATGCAGCACCGACGGAAGCGGAAAGTTCACATGCGAAACGGCTGACTGCGGATCCGGTCAGGTTTCATGCAACGGCGCCGGTGGAACTCCTCCGGCATCATTGGTCGAACTCACTCTGGCCGAAAACGGTGGCCAAGATTTCTACGACATCAGCCTTGTCGACGGCTTTAACTTGCCAGTCGGGTTAGTGCCGTCCACCGCGTGCCCTAGCACGAGCTGCCCGGCTAATGTTAACAGCATTTGCCCGCCGGAGCTGGCGTTGAAAGGGGTAGATGGGACCGTGGTGGGTTGTAAGAGCGCATGTTTGGCGTTGAACCAACCTCAGTACTGCTGCACCGGAGCATATGGGACTCCGGAGACGTGCCCGCCGACGGACTATTCGAAGATCTTCAAGACTCAGTGCCCTCAAGCTTATAGCTATGCTTATGACGATAAATCTAGTACTTTTACATGCACCGGAGGACCTAACTATGCCATCACTTTTTGTCCATGA